The stretch of DNA TAACCCCGCGCCCCAAGTCCGGGCCCACCCGTGCTCCAGCCCTATATACGCGaccccacgccgccgctccctcctccATCCCATTCCCACCCAAGCAAGCAAGACCCGCGCGTTCACACCTGAACGACCGACCCTCCGCTGCGACGGTCGGGCCCGCCGCCGTAGCCGACTCGCGGTTCGCTTCccccggcccgccgccggcgcagcagCAGGAGAGATGAACTGGgggctggccgccgccgtggcgtccgccgctgccgtcgcggCCGCGTCCGGCGCCGAGCTCCTCGCCTGCGACTGCgacgcctccgcgccgccggccgtcgggAGGTGCGACGGCCTGCTCCTCTCGCGGCAGCACCACGACGAGGAGGTCCGGGAGGTGCGTCTGCGTCTCCTCTCCCGCGGGATCGAAGATTCCTTTCTTTCCCTTTGATTTTTTCCCTCCCACCCTCTCGCCCATAATCTCGAATCTCCCCTTTTCCCCCAAATTGGGCCTCGGTTTGGAGGAATCGTGCTGGAACACTAGCGATAGATCGACTAACCGCTGCGGTTGTTGTCGTGCCTCAGGGGTCGGCGTCGTCAGCGTCGAGGGAGAAGCatagcggcggaggcggcaacAGGTTCGCGCCGCGCTTCGACGGGCTGCGCTTCATCGAGACTCTCGTCACGGCGCACCGCTGAAAAAACGACGCATCGTCCGCTGGTACTTCCCGCCATGATTCGGCGATCGATTGTTGGTGGCGCTTAGGCCAGCCAGTTTTGTTAGACCAGATTCTCGGGattccctttccctttctcctTCGGTTGTGTTTTCTTCCTCCTGTTGTTGATGACGACGATTACTGTGTCCATCACGTGCGTTTGCGTGCGTGTAtgactgtgtgtgtgtgtgtttgagagagaggATGAAGACCATAAGCGGCATGTAAATTTAAGCACATACTCTTAATACTATGTTCCATAATTATCCATCACctgatttgtttttttgttgacgtcgttgattgattgattgattcaCCCCATGTCCCCATGACATCTTGGAACATCCCCCACCCTCTTGCCCAACTGCCCCATTTTTCTGTTCTTCCCCATCCTTTCGATATATAATTACTTCCAAAGTTTTTCAGATAGATTAAGAATAGAGAGTAAAAGTCTACTATATTAAGAGAATTATTATGGCTTTCATATTTATCTTGTATGCACTGCATGCCATATATAATTTTCATGCAAGGAAGGTCATTTTAGACTTGGCAtaccaaaaaaattattaaGGAATTTAAAAGTACCTATTTTACAAGACAAAATTTGAAGGTTAGAAGTAGCtaaggacggagggagtacttctgGTGAAATTACTAAATTGGCCTTTCACATGCCATCTTGCCAAATCTCCAT from Panicum virgatum strain AP13 chromosome 9K, P.virgatum_v5, whole genome shotgun sequence encodes:
- the LOC120651302 gene encoding uncharacterized protein LOC120651302; translation: MNWGLAAAVASAAAVAAASGAELLACDCDASAPPAVGRCDGLLLSRQHHDEEVREGSASSASREKHSGGGGNRFAPRFDGLRFIETLVTAHR